One genomic window of Borreliella burgdorferi B31 includes the following:
- the rplS gene encoding 50S ribosomal protein L19: MDLIRKIEAQNKKNEAFVFNVGDTVRVVYKIIEGSNERLQSFEGIVISFQNKGIGKTFLIRKISSGIGVEKIFPVYSPIIEKVEVLRRGKVRRAKLYYMRNRIGKAAMKIKERLTIKKVKH, translated from the coding sequence ATGGATTTGATAAGAAAAATTGAAGCTCAGAATAAGAAAAATGAGGCTTTTGTTTTTAATGTGGGAGATACTGTGAGGGTTGTTTACAAAATTATTGAGGGTAGTAATGAAAGGTTGCAGAGTTTTGAAGGGATTGTTATTTCTTTCCAAAACAAGGGAATTGGCAAAACATTTTTGATTAGAAAAATTTCTTCAGGAATAGGTGTTGAAAAAATTTTCCCAGTATATTCTCCTATTATAGAAAAGGTTGAAGTTTTAAGAAGGGGAAAAGTTAGAAGGGCAAAGCTTTATTATATGAGGAATAGAATCGGTAAGGCTGCTATGAAGATAAAGGAGCGCCTTACTATTAAAAAAGTTAAGCATTAG
- the coaD gene encoding pantetheine-phosphate adenylyltransferase, translating into MRVAVFPGSFDPITWGHIDLIKRSLAIFDKVIVLVAKNKSKKYFLSDIERFSLTKDVISSLNFSNVLVDRYSGFIVDYALINSIKFIVRGIRAFNDFDIEFERYLVNNKLNFEIDTIFLPSSAEHLYVRSDFVKELMLKKDVDLSNFVPELVFNRLKSKFIDK; encoded by the coding sequence ATGAGGGTGGCAGTTTTTCCAGGATCTTTTGATCCAATTACTTGGGGTCATATTGATTTAATTAAAAGATCGTTGGCTATTTTTGACAAAGTTATTGTTTTAGTAGCTAAAAATAAATCAAAAAAATATTTCCTAAGTGATATTGAGAGGTTTAGCCTTACAAAAGATGTTATTTCGTCTTTAAATTTTTCAAATGTGCTTGTAGATAGGTATAGCGGGTTTATTGTTGATTATGCATTAATTAATTCTATTAAATTTATTGTTAGAGGAATTAGGGCTTTTAATGATTTTGATATAGAGTTTGAAAGATATCTTGTTAATAATAAGTTAAATTTTGAAATTGATACTATATTTTTACCAAGTAGTGCAGAACATTTATATGTAAGGTCGGATTTTGTAAAGGAATTGATGTTGAAAAAGGATGTTGATCTTTCTAATTTTGTTCCAGAATTGGTGTTTAATAGATTAAAATCTAAGTTTATTGACAAATGA
- the rpmF gene encoding 50S ribosomal protein L32, translated as MAVPKFKPSKSRSRTRRSINMRKKIPQFQECSNCGNLGVRHRICLKCGYYRNNQYLEIGL; from the coding sequence ATGGCTGTTCCAAAATTTAAGCCTTCAAAATCTAGAAGTAGAACAAGGCGGAGTATAAATATGAGAAAAAAAATTCCACAATTTCAAGAATGTTCTAATTGTGGTAATCTTGGCGTGAGACATAGGATTTGTTTAAAATGTGGATATTATAGGAATAACCAATATCTAGAAATAGGTTTGTAG
- the acpP gene encoding acyl carrier protein: MDNDEIFSKVRSIISEQLDKKEDEITTDSRFVEDLNADSLDIYELLYLLEEAFDDKIPENEANEFETVGDVVNFIKKRKG, from the coding sequence ATGGATAATGATGAAATTTTTAGCAAGGTTAGGTCTATTATATCTGAGCAACTTGATAAAAAAGAAGATGAAATTACCACAGACTCTAGATTTGTTGAAGATCTTAATGCAGATAGTCTAGATATTTATGAGCTTTTGTATTTGCTTGAAGAGGCCTTTGATGATAAGATTCCAGAGAATGAAGCCAATGAATTTGAGACGGTAGGCGATGTTGTTAATTTTATTAAAAAGAGAAAGGGTTGA
- the rnc gene encoding ribonuclease III — MKKKSSDFCLCNERKSQLSKFLENLSIDFSNFDLLNTALCHSSYSNELDQKSSNNERLEFLGDSVLNLIITDHLYKTYPNKSEGELSKARSYIVSEDSLSNIAREINLGSYILLGRGEESNDGRNKKGILADAIEAFVGAIYLDSGFSRATEFVVGLFDMYIRLMFNRGDFKDYKSLLQEYVQKKYKISPSYKLDKEIGPDHDKVFCVELYVGENFISNGKGKSKKEAEMRAAEVALKAMENINL; from the coding sequence ATGAAAAAAAAATCTTCTGATTTTTGTTTGTGTAATGAAAGAAAATCTCAATTGAGTAAATTTTTGGAAAATTTGAGCATTGACTTTAGTAATTTTGATTTATTGAATACAGCATTGTGTCATTCGTCGTATTCTAATGAGTTGGATCAAAAATCTAGTAATAATGAGAGATTAGAATTTTTGGGAGATTCTGTGCTTAATTTGATTATTACAGATCATCTTTATAAAACTTATCCAAATAAAAGTGAAGGAGAGCTCAGTAAGGCCAGATCTTATATTGTTAGTGAAGATTCCCTATCTAATATTGCTAGAGAGATTAATCTTGGTTCTTATATTTTGCTAGGTAGAGGGGAGGAGAGTAATGATGGTCGAAATAAAAAAGGCATTCTTGCAGATGCTATTGAAGCTTTTGTAGGCGCTATTTATCTTGATAGTGGGTTTTCAAGAGCAACAGAATTTGTGGTTGGACTTTTTGATATGTATATAAGATTGATGTTTAATAGGGGGGATTTTAAAGATTATAAGAGTTTGTTGCAAGAATATGTTCAAAAGAAATATAAAATCTCGCCAAGTTATAAGCTAGACAAGGAAATAGGTCCAGACCATGATAAAGTTTTTTGTGTGGAACTTTATGTTGGAGAAAATTTTATATCAAATGGAAAGGGCAAATCTAAAAAAGAAGCCGAAATGAGAGCGGCTGAAGTAGCTTTAAAAGCTATGGAAAACATTAACCTTTAA
- a CDS encoding CCA tRNA nucleotidyltransferase translates to MNLGKNNPNIIKIGKIFKKNNYEFYLVGGALRDLLLNKQPYDFDFATNATPEEIITLFPNNIKTGIKHGTIGIIFNKKIFEITTYRIEKEYENNRAPKQVEYTKNLLKDLERRDFTINAIAMDIFNFNIIDCYNGKKDLNKKIIRCIGNPNKRLEEDALRILRAARFSSTLNFNIEKNTLISMKYKKENILMISKERIKNEFHKLLEGINIQKGIYYLKKVDFFKNFFNLEIKTKVIKKIALLDKNKFYLKAITILTIKKPIKELKEKLTLLKFSNKEIKLILFYRGIIDNNNIFNVKKLSDIRYLLSKSTREHYKEIIDIYKALKGKNKRYLFIIKNIKRKKLLKNPLSLKDLKINGKDIQNLEQIENKNIGKILNMLLRCVIENPKLNTKNYLIKKIKTLKVNVFHSF, encoded by the coding sequence ATGAATCTAGGGAAAAACAATCCAAATATAATTAAAATTGGTAAAATATTTAAAAAAAATAACTACGAATTTTATTTAGTTGGAGGCGCTTTAAGAGACTTACTGCTTAATAAACAGCCTTACGATTTTGATTTTGCAACAAATGCAACTCCTGAAGAAATAATAACATTATTTCCAAATAACATCAAAACAGGAATAAAACATGGCACAATTGGTATTATTTTTAATAAAAAAATCTTTGAAATCACCACATACAGAATAGAAAAAGAATATGAAAACAACAGAGCCCCCAAACAAGTAGAATATACTAAAAATTTACTTAAAGATCTTGAAAGAAGAGATTTTACAATTAATGCAATTGCAATGGATATTTTCAACTTCAACATAATAGATTGCTATAATGGGAAAAAAGACCTTAATAAGAAAATAATAAGATGCATAGGAAATCCAAACAAAAGACTTGAAGAAGACGCCCTTAGAATACTTAGAGCAGCAAGATTTTCATCCACACTTAATTTTAACATTGAAAAAAATACTTTAATTTCAATGAAATATAAAAAAGAAAATATTTTAATGATTTCAAAAGAAAGAATAAAAAATGAATTTCACAAATTGTTAGAAGGCATAAATATACAAAAAGGAATTTATTATCTTAAAAAAGTTGATTTTTTTAAAAATTTTTTTAATCTAGAAATAAAAACAAAAGTAATCAAAAAAATTGCTCTACTTGATAAAAACAAATTTTATCTAAAGGCAATCACAATATTGACAATTAAAAAACCTATAAAAGAACTAAAAGAAAAATTAACTTTACTTAAATTCTCAAATAAAGAAATTAAGCTGATTTTATTTTATAGAGGCATAATCGATAATAACAATATTTTTAATGTCAAAAAATTAAGTGATATTAGATATTTGCTTAGCAAAAGCACAAGAGAACATTATAAAGAAATAATTGATATATACAAAGCACTCAAAGGAAAAAATAAAAGATATTTATTTATAATAAAAAACATAAAAAGAAAAAAATTGCTAAAAAATCCTCTCTCTTTAAAAGATTTAAAAATAAACGGAAAAGATATTCAAAATCTAGAACAAATAGAAAACAAAAATATAGGTAAAATTTTAAATATGCTACTAAGATGTGTAATTGAAAATCCCAAGCTTAATACTAAAAATTATCTTATAAAAAAAATCAAAACCTTAAAGGTTAATGTTTTCCATAGCTTTTAA
- the mltG gene encoding endolytic transglycosylase MltG: MLIKIGKVFILFFFLGSILSIFIYFLNLSSLANGLVYEFNIEKGWGVKKIAKELKKQKLIKSELLLVFISYILGSDKQFKEGKYLINGDLSTFEIYKEFLKGSSNVNIDVTIPEGYTSRRIALKLKEFSVIDDVQDFLFLINKKSFIYELGLDYDSLEGFLFPDTYKFYKGIEIKNVVRMFVDNFLNKLKSIGVVLSDYSSKELYNRVIIASIVEREYRVKSEAPIMSSVFYNRIKSGMALQSCATIEYVITEELGRSHPKRIYFSDLEIDSPYNTYINKGYPPTPISNAGIISLQAAFFPKNTQYLFFVVKDSKLGTHQFSSEYSSHLLGAKDYIKNFITKD, encoded by the coding sequence GTGCTTATTAAAATTGGGAAAGTGTTTATTCTTTTTTTCTTTTTGGGATCTATTTTGTCAATTTTTATATATTTTTTAAATTTATCTTCTTTGGCAAATGGCTTAGTTTATGAATTTAATATTGAAAAAGGTTGGGGAGTTAAAAAAATAGCTAAAGAATTGAAAAAACAAAAATTAATTAAATCCGAGCTGCTTCTTGTTTTTATTTCATATATTTTAGGTAGTGATAAACAATTTAAAGAGGGGAAATATTTAATAAATGGCGATCTTTCTACATTTGAAATATATAAAGAGTTTTTAAAGGGATCTTCTAACGTAAATATTGATGTTACAATACCCGAAGGGTATACTAGCAGAAGAATTGCTTTAAAGCTTAAGGAATTTTCTGTTATTGATGATGTTCAAGATTTTCTTTTTTTAATCAACAAAAAATCATTTATTTATGAGCTTGGGCTTGATTATGACTCTCTTGAAGGATTTTTATTTCCAGATACTTATAAATTTTATAAGGGTATAGAAATAAAGAATGTAGTTCGCATGTTTGTTGATAATTTTTTGAATAAGCTTAAGTCTATAGGCGTTGTTCTTAGCGATTATTCAAGTAAGGAGCTTTACAATAGGGTAATAATAGCATCTATTGTTGAACGTGAATATAGGGTTAAAAGTGAAGCCCCAATAATGTCTTCGGTTTTTTATAATAGAATAAAATCTGGTATGGCATTACAATCCTGTGCTACTATTGAATATGTTATTACAGAGGAGCTAGGACGAAGCCATCCTAAGAGAATTTATTTTTCAGATTTAGAGATAGATTCTCCTTATAATACATATATTAATAAAGGATATCCTCCTACTCCAATTTCAAATGCTGGTATTATTTCGCTGCAAGCAGCTTTTTTCCCAAAAAATACGCAATATTTATTTTTTGTTGTAAAAGACTCTAAGTTGGGCACACATCAATTTTCATCAGAATATTCTTCACATCTTTTAGGGGCAAAAGATTATATTAAAAATTTTATTACTAAGGATTAA
- the rpoD gene encoding RNA polymerase sigma factor RpoD, with protein MSDLEKKYSKLIEGIITHLGDRKSLSFSELSNLLPDDILEPEILDCICSVLEDRGIRLVNKISELDLVVSEDGNDEEEEVEIESDRNFMILDDGFQSDEEDIDIDVKLDDCDEEDISVKDDLGSGYIKGNVLKDSHSEDPIKLYLKEIGKEFLLTGNQEVELAKQMDSGESIIENILKNEGLVIENYYNLVNTIYSRMEREEFFKREKDKDKESSPDYYNKKKRIASFYKIPLKPIQDRLISYVDNKHRVYDLGGDIFEKNLKKERLALKELLRDIPLYQEELRIFSDDYIDSANKIKDLQRQQRIILSRLKIEKIRDLRVLGRDLTIAEKKIEIEKSLKLKEDAIKEQITEAQLAQKELERIEMYYEYPTDKIISMSEEIAKGKQMMQHAKDQLIKANLRLVVSIAKKYANRGLHFFDLVQEGNIGLIKAVEKFEYKRGFKFSTYATWWIRQAITRSISDQARTIRVPVHMIEQINRLNRETRYLIQVLGKDPTDEELSDRLGWELKKVKTVKSVSREPVSLETPIGEEEDSVLSDFIEDKAIKNPANHTSFVVLQDQIRAILGTLPEREQEVVKMRFGLEDGYSLTLEEVGLHFNVTRERIRQIESKALRRLKNPKKTQKLKDYLEDLN; from the coding sequence TTGTCGGATTTGGAAAAGAAATATTCGAAGCTGATAGAGGGTATTATTACTCATTTGGGAGATAGAAAATCTCTTAGTTTTAGTGAATTATCAAATTTGCTTCCCGATGATATATTAGAACCAGAGATTCTTGATTGTATTTGTTCGGTACTTGAGGATAGGGGAATAAGGTTGGTTAATAAAATTTCGGAATTAGATCTGGTTGTCAGTGAAGATGGAAATGATGAAGAGGAAGAGGTTGAGATTGAATCTGATAGAAATTTTATGATTTTAGATGATGGTTTTCAAAGTGATGAGGAAGATATTGACATTGATGTTAAGCTGGATGATTGTGATGAAGAAGATATTTCTGTTAAGGATGATTTAGGTTCAGGGTATATTAAAGGCAATGTTTTAAAAGATAGTCACTCAGAAGATCCAATCAAGCTTTATTTAAAGGAAATAGGAAAAGAGTTTTTATTAACGGGAAATCAAGAAGTTGAACTTGCAAAGCAAATGGATTCTGGAGAGAGTATAATTGAGAATATTCTTAAGAATGAGGGACTTGTTATAGAAAATTATTATAATCTTGTGAATACTATTTACTCAAGAATGGAAAGAGAAGAGTTTTTTAAAAGAGAAAAAGATAAGGATAAAGAGAGTAGTCCGGATTATTATAATAAAAAAAAAAGAATTGCCTCTTTTTACAAAATTCCTTTAAAGCCAATTCAAGATCGTTTAATAAGTTATGTAGATAATAAGCATAGGGTGTATGATCTTGGGGGGGATATTTTTGAAAAGAATTTAAAAAAGGAAAGATTGGCCCTAAAAGAGCTTTTGAGAGACATTCCTTTGTATCAAGAGGAATTAAGGATTTTCTCAGATGATTATATTGACTCTGCTAACAAAATAAAAGATTTACAAAGACAACAAAGAATAATTCTAAGCAGGCTGAAAATTGAAAAAATAAGAGATTTGAGGGTGCTTGGAAGAGATTTGACTATTGCTGAAAAAAAAATAGAGATAGAAAAATCTCTCAAGCTTAAAGAAGATGCTATTAAAGAGCAGATTACAGAGGCTCAGCTTGCCCAAAAAGAACTTGAGAGAATTGAGATGTATTATGAATATCCAACTGATAAAATAATAAGCATGTCAGAAGAGATTGCTAAAGGGAAGCAAATGATGCAGCATGCTAAAGATCAGTTGATTAAGGCTAATTTAAGGCTTGTTGTAAGCATTGCTAAAAAATATGCAAATAGAGGTCTTCATTTTTTTGATCTTGTTCAAGAAGGCAATATTGGATTGATTAAGGCTGTTGAAAAGTTCGAATATAAGAGAGGTTTTAAGTTTTCAACCTATGCTACTTGGTGGATTAGACAAGCCATAACAAGATCTATTTCTGATCAAGCTCGCACAATTAGAGTTCCTGTGCACATGATTGAGCAAATAAATAGGCTTAATAGAGAAACTAGATATTTAATTCAAGTTTTAGGCAAAGATCCCACAGATGAAGAGCTTTCAGACAGGCTTGGATGGGAACTTAAAAAGGTTAAAACTGTAAAGAGTGTTTCAAGAGAACCTGTTTCTCTTGAAACACCAATTGGAGAAGAGGAAGATTCTGTTCTTAGCGATTTTATTGAGGATAAGGCAATAAAAAATCCTGCAAATCACACATCTTTTGTAGTTTTGCAAGATCAAATAAGAGCAATTCTTGGAACTCTTCCTGAAAGAGAACAAGAAGTTGTAAAAATGAGATTTGGACTTGAAGATGGCTATTCTTTAACTCTTGAAGAGGTTGGACTTCATTTTAATGTTACAAGAGAAAGAATTAGGCAAATTGAATCTAAAGCATTAAGGCGGCTT